In a single window of the Eshraghiella crossota genome:
- a CDS encoding DNA polymerase III subunit alpha, with protein sequence MSFTHLHVHTEYSLLDGSGKIEEITARAKELGMDSLAITDHGVMYGVIDFYRAARNVGIKPILGCEVYVAPGSRFEKEPGISDDRYYHLILLAENNTGYANLMKIVSKGFVDGFYYKPRVDYEVLEEYSEGIICLSACLAGEVQKLLARNLYEEACKAALKYEAIFGKGNYFLELQDHGIPTQKLVNRLLVRMSRELNIELVATNDVHYTYEDDAEAHDILLCIQTGKKVNDEDRMRYEGGQYYLKSEEEMRELFSYAPQALDNTHKIAKRCNVEIEFGVTKLPKYDVPEGFTSESYLEHLCMEGLVKRYGERAAELEERLDYELSVIKKMGYVDYFLIVWDFINYAKSNGIAVGPGRGSAAGSIVAYCLEITDIDPIKYNLIFERFLNPERVSMPDIDIDFCYERRPEVIDYVMKKYGKDRVVQIVTFGTLAAKGVIKDVGRVLDMPYSVTDSLSKMIPNEIGMTLDKALNANNEFRTRYETEPEVKYLIDICKRLEGLPRHTSMHAAGVVIGSRPLDEFVPLSRASDGTITTQFTMTTIEELGLLKMDFLGLRTLTVIQDAERLINKRGDVSFDISKIDYNDRNVLEMIGQGKTEGVFQLESTGMKNFMKELKPDGIEDLIAGISLYRPGPMDFIPQYIAGKNDKTSITYACKELEPILKETYGCIVYQEQVMQIVRDLAGYTLGRSDLVRRAMSKKKQAVMEKERHNFIYGNEEENVAGCIAKGIDESVASHIYDTMMDFAKYAFNKSHAACYAFVAFRTAYLKYYYPVEFMAALMTSVLDNTTKVAQYIVTCRNMGIEILPPDINEGEGTFTAASDSSIRYGLSAIKSLGRPVIEAIVEERANGGRFKDIKDFISRLSGKEVNKRTVESFIKSGAFDSFGLTRKQMMLVYGDIMDKVSSERKTEISGQMSLFDMFAPDEKPDEITIPDVGEYTKSELLAMEKEVLGIYASGHPLDEYEGLLNKNVTCTTADFIPDDETGMPKVNDDERVIVGGMIAECSVKNTRQGQNMAFLKLEDRVGTVEVIVFPKVYRDNRKYIEADDKVFVKGHVKVDEETGGKVICDSIIPFSQIPKECWIKFPDKESYLAKEQELYAIINTSDGNDRVIVYLEKEKAVKKMPLSMTIKADSAMIGRLMELSGEKNVKVVEKSIEK encoded by the coding sequence ATGTCATTTACACATTTACATGTACATACGGAATACAGCCTTCTTGACGGCTCGGGAAAAATTGAAGAAATAACAGCAAGGGCAAAAGAACTTGGAATGGACAGCCTTGCCATAACGGACCACGGTGTAATGTATGGTGTGATTGATTTTTACAGGGCAGCCCGTAATGTGGGAATCAAGCCGATTCTTGGCTGCGAGGTATATGTAGCACCGGGTTCCCGTTTTGAAAAAGAACCGGGAATAAGTGATGACAGATATTACCATTTGATTTTACTTGCAGAAAACAATACCGGATATGCTAACCTTATGAAAATTGTGTCTAAAGGTTTTGTTGACGGTTTTTATTATAAACCCAGAGTGGATTATGAAGTCCTTGAGGAGTATTCCGAGGGAATAATATGCTTAAGCGCATGCCTTGCAGGAGAGGTGCAGAAGCTTCTTGCAAGAAATCTTTATGAAGAAGCCTGTAAAGCAGCACTTAAATATGAAGCAATATTTGGAAAAGGCAATTATTTCCTTGAATTACAGGACCACGGAATACCCACACAGAAGTTGGTTAACAGGCTTCTTGTCAGAATGAGCAGGGAACTTAATATTGAGCTTGTTGCTACCAATGACGTCCATTATACCTATGAGGATGATGCGGAGGCTCATGATATACTTCTTTGCATTCAGACAGGCAAAAAAGTCAATGACGAGGACAGAATGAGATATGAGGGAGGACAGTATTATCTTAAATCTGAAGAAGAGATGAGGGAACTGTTTTCTTATGCTCCGCAGGCTCTTGATAATACACATAAGATTGCAAAACGCTGTAATGTCGAGATAGAATTCGGCGTAACAAAACTCCCTAAATATGATGTCCCTGAGGGCTTTACTTCAGAATCTTATCTTGAACATCTTTGTATGGAGGGACTTGTAAAAAGATACGGAGAACGCGCCGCAGAACTTGAAGAAAGACTTGATTATGAATTATCGGTAATCAAAAAAATGGGTTATGTGGATTATTTCCTTATCGTATGGGATTTTATTAACTATGCAAAAAGCAATGGCATAGCAGTAGGACCGGGGCGAGGCTCGGCAGCAGGTTCCATTGTTGCATACTGCCTTGAAATAACAGATATTGACCCTATAAAATATAATCTTATTTTTGAGAGATTTCTCAATCCTGAACGTGTTTCAATGCCGGATATTGATATTGACTTCTGCTATGAAAGACGACCGGAAGTTATAGATTATGTAATGAAAAAATACGGAAAAGACCGTGTAGTACAGATAGTAACGTTTGGTACCCTGGCTGCAAAAGGAGTTATCAAAGACGTTGGACGTGTTCTTGATATGCCGTATTCAGTAACTGACAGCCTTTCAAAGATGATACCTAACGAAATAGGTATGACCCTTGACAAAGCACTTAACGCCAACAATGAGTTCAGGACACGCTATGAAACGGAACCGGAAGTAAAATATCTTATAGATATATGCAAAAGACTGGAAGGACTGCCACGACACACATCAATGCATGCAGCAGGTGTTGTAATCGGTTCGAGGCCGCTTGACGAATTTGTACCATTATCAAGAGCCTCAGACGGAACCATAACAACCCAGTTTACAATGACAACAATCGAAGAACTGGGATTACTTAAAATGGATTTTCTGGGACTTAGGACACTTACGGTAATCCAGGATGCCGAAAGACTTATCAATAAGCGTGGAGATGTGTCATTTGATATAAGTAAAATAGATTACAATGATAGAAATGTCCTTGAAATGATAGGACAAGGTAAGACAGAGGGCGTGTTCCAGCTTGAAAGTACGGGAATGAAAAACTTTATGAAGGAGCTTAAGCCAGACGGAATAGAAGACCTTATTGCCGGTATTTCCCTTTATCGTCCGGGACCTATGGACTTTATACCACAGTATATTGCCGGCAAAAATGATAAGACCTCAATAACTTACGCCTGTAAAGAACTTGAACCCATCTTAAAGGAAACCTACGGATGTATTGTATATCAGGAACAGGTTATGCAGATAGTAAGGGATCTGGCCGGGTATACGCTTGGCCGGAGTGATCTTGTAAGAAGAGCAATGTCCAAGAAAAAACAGGCGGTAATGGAAAAAGAGCGTCATAATTTTATATACGGAAATGAAGAAGAAAATGTTGCAGGCTGTATTGCAAAAGGAATAGATGAGAGTGTGGCTTCCCATATTTACGATACTATGATGGATTTTGCAAAATATGCTTTCAACAAGTCACATGCAGCATGTTATGCCTTTGTAGCATTCCGTACAGCTTATCTTAAATATTATTATCCTGTTGAATTTATGGCAGCACTTATGACAAGCGTGCTTGATAATACAACAAAAGTTGCACAATATATCGTAACCTGCCGCAATATGGGAATAGAAATTCTTCCGCCGGATATTAATGAAGGTGAGGGAACTTTTACCGCAGCTTCGGATTCAAGCATCAGATACGGACTTTCGGCGATAAAGAGTCTCGGAAGACCGGTAATAGAAGCTATTGTTGAAGAACGTGCAAACGGCGGCAGATTTAAAGATATTAAGGATTTTATATCAAGGCTTTCGGGAAAAGAAGTTAATAAACGAACCGTGGAAAGTTTTATCAAATCGGGAGCGTTTGACAGTTTCGGACTGACGCGTAAACAGATGATGCTCGTATATGGTGACATTATGGACAAGGTCAGCTCCGAGCGAAAAACCGAGATTTCAGGGCAGATGTCGCTTTTTGATATGTTTGCACCTGATGAGAAACCTGATGAAATAACAATTCCTGATGTAGGCGAATATACAAAGAGTGAACTTTTAGCAATGGAAAAAGAAGTGCTTGGTATATACGCCAGCGGACATCCCCTTGATGAGTATGAAGGACTTCTGAATAAAAATGTAACCTGTACCACAGCGGATTTCATTCCGGATGATGAGACCGGAATGCCAAAGGTAAATGATGACGAACGTGTTATTGTAGGTGGCATGATTGCCGAGTGCAGTGTAAAAAACACACGCCAAGGGCAGAATATGGCTTTTCTTAAATTGGAAGACCGGGTCGGAACCGTTGAGGTTATTGTTTTTCCAAAAGTATACAGGGATAACAGAAAATATATTGAGGCCGACGATAAAGTGTTTGTAAAAGGACATGTCAAAGTGGATGAAGAAACAGGCGGCAAAGTAATATGTGACAGTATAATTCCTTTTTCACAGATACCGAAGGAATGTTGGATAAAATTTCCGGATAAAGAAAGTTATCTTGCAAAAGAACAGGAATTGTATGCTATAATTAATACATCTGACGGAAATGACCGTGTTATAGTATATCTTGAGAAAGAAAAGGCAGTTAAGAAAATGCCTCTTTCCATGACAATAAAGGCGGATTCGGCAATGATTGGCAGACTCATGGAATTATCCGGTGAAAAAAATGTCAAAGTTGTTGAAAAATCTATTGAAAAATAA
- the pfkA gene encoding 6-phosphofructokinase, with product MANAVKTIGVLTSGGDAPGMNAATRAVVRTALAKGINVKGILKGYNGLLNEEIIDMDATSVSDTIDRGGTILYTARCLEFVDPEYQKKGADICKKHGIDGLVVIGGDGSFKGAQKLSALGVNTIGVPGTIDLDIACTDYTIGFDTAINTAMSAIDKIRDTSTSHERCSIIEVMGRNAGHIALWCGIANGAEDILIPGKYDFNEEKIIEKIIENKKKGKKHYIIVNAEGVGHSSSMAKRIEEATGIETRATILGHMQRGGSPSCKDRVYASMMGSMAVDLLAEGKTNRVVAYKNGEFVDYDIDEALAMTKDVDAHMYEVSKLLCR from the coding sequence ATGGCAAATGCAGTTAAGACTATCGGAGTTCTTACAAGTGGTGGAGATGCACCTGGAATGAATGCAGCTACCCGTGCAGTTGTTAGAACTGCTTTAGCAAAAGGAATTAACGTAAAAGGAATTTTAAAAGGTTATAATGGTCTTCTTAACGAAGAGATTATTGATATGGACGCTACAAGCGTATCAGATACAATTGACAGAGGTGGTACAATCCTCTATACAGCAAGATGTCTCGAATTTGTAGATCCTGAATATCAGAAGAAGGGTGCAGACATCTGTAAGAAACACGGCATTGACGGACTTGTTGTTATCGGTGGTGACGGTTCATTTAAGGGTGCACAGAAGTTATCCGCACTCGGTGTCAATACAATCGGTGTTCCCGGAACAATCGACCTTGATATTGCATGTACGGATTACACAATCGGTTTTGATACAGCAATTAATACAGCAATGTCAGCAATTGACAAGATAAGAGATACTTCAACTTCGCATGAGAGATGCTCAATCATTGAAGTTATGGGAAGAAATGCAGGCCATATCGCATTATGGTGTGGTATTGCTAATGGTGCCGAAGATATTCTTATTCCTGGCAAGTATGATTTTAACGAAGAGAAGATTATCGAAAAGATAATTGAGAATAAGAAAAAAGGCAAAAAACATTATATTATTGTTAATGCAGAAGGTGTCGGACATTCATCATCTATGGCTAAGAGAATTGAAGAAGCTACAGGCATTGAGACAAGAGCAACAATCCTCGGACATATGCAGCGTGGCGGCAGCCCTTCATGTAAGGACCGTGTATATGCATCAATGATGGGCTCAATGGCAGTTGACCTCCTTGCGGAAGGAAAGACCAACAGAGTTGTAGCATATAAGAATGGCGAATTTGTAGATTATGACATTGACGAAGCTCTTGCAATGACTAAGGATGTTGATGCACATATGTATGAAGTAAGCAAATTACTTTGCAGATAG
- the rlmB gene encoding 23S rRNA (guanosine(2251)-2'-O)-methyltransferase RlmB — MITSTGNSQIKDVMNLIKKSGVRKERGLFVIEGIRMFVEIPKDRIVKIYASESFAYDNKEMLCDYRYEIVADNVFKMMSDTKTPQGILAVVKMLEYDIEDLFKKDKVPMLVVLENIQDPGNLGTIIRTAEGAGATGIIMSDKTVDIYNPKTIRSTMGSLFRMPFVYSEDVVAAIHSLKQQNIKVFAAHLEGRNYYYEEDMKVPMAVLIGNEGNGLTEELSKEADVRIKIPMEGKLESLNAAVSTAVILYEAMRQRHIQP; from the coding sequence TTGATTACAAGTACAGGTAATTCACAAATTAAAGATGTTATGAATTTAATCAAAAAGTCCGGGGTACGAAAGGAACGCGGACTTTTTGTTATTGAAGGAATAAGGATGTTTGTGGAGATTCCTAAAGACAGAATTGTTAAAATATATGCGTCAGAGAGCTTCGCGTATGATAACAAGGAAATGCTTTGTGATTACCGATATGAGATAGTAGCGGATAATGTTTTTAAAATGATGTCTGATACGAAAACCCCACAGGGAATATTGGCAGTTGTTAAAATGCTTGAATATGATATAGAGGATTTGTTCAAAAAAGACAAAGTACCTATGCTTGTAGTTCTGGAAAACATACAGGACCCCGGTAATCTGGGAACAATTATAAGAACAGCAGAGGGTGCGGGTGCTACAGGCATAATTATGTCGGATAAGACCGTTGACATATATAATCCCAAAACAATACGTTCAACAATGGGTTCGCTTTTCAGAATGCCGTTTGTGTATTCAGAAGATGTTGTAGCAGCCATCCATAGTTTAAAACAGCAGAATATAAAAGTATTCGCCGCACACCTTGAAGGCAGGAATTATTATTACGAAGAAGATATGAAGGTGCCGATGGCTGTTTTGATTGGTAATGAAGGAAACGGGCTTACAGAGGAACTTTCAAAGGAAGCAGACGTAAGAATCAAAATACCTATGGAAGGTAAACTTGAATCATTAAATGCAGCGGTTTCCACGGCGGTTATCCTGTATGAAGCAATGAGACAAAGGCATATTCAACCGTAA
- a CDS encoding cell wall hydrolase, with translation MKSKSRKTAVLSVIILLLIMQLAFLNERKHEDNKTSIQLAERNVQDTSVSDKDAAYTEEIISTELNVVYRNTSSLKDISQEMEESKVKSSYDNKVVSYTLEELIIYSEPDLKSEPVGIMYSGSEADVLERGEEWSKIQSGKVTGYIRNVDVLFDSEAEVIASVIGNKQAKVNADMINVYAEADDSAAVISTLEKGAEIDAYEENGNYTLISCDNGFGYISNDSFDVSYNLSKAVSMAEIEAIKEEERAEAARKAAEEAAAQAAAAQATAAQNAIKQQTTTRGAYTVSAEELHLLAAIIYWESGWEPSEGQLAVANVVLNRVFSSRFSQNTITSVVYAPGQFSGVSENGVPSARFQAVLNKSNEELNLRGCYDSALKALAGENNIGDLLFFINVKKADFTKYKGYTIVNNHCFYTY, from the coding sequence ATGAAATCAAAATCAAGAAAGACGGCTGTTCTTTCGGTAATAATTTTACTGTTAATAATGCAGCTGGCATTCCTTAATGAGAGAAAACATGAAGACAATAAAACAAGCATACAGTTAGCAGAACGCAATGTGCAGGACACATCTGTCAGCGATAAAGATGCAGCATACACAGAAGAAATTATTTCCACAGAACTTAATGTGGTATACCGCAACACATCATCTTTAAAAGACATTTCCCAGGAAATGGAAGAAAGTAAAGTAAAATCGTCATATGATAATAAAGTAGTATCATATACTCTTGAAGAACTTATAATTTACTCCGAACCGGATCTTAAATCAGAACCTGTAGGAATTATGTATTCCGGAAGTGAGGCCGATGTCCTTGAACGGGGAGAAGAATGGAGTAAGATACAGTCAGGTAAAGTAACCGGCTATATACGTAATGTAGACGTTCTTTTTGACAGTGAGGCAGAGGTTATTGCCTCAGTAATCGGTAATAAGCAGGCTAAAGTTAATGCGGATATGATTAATGTATATGCAGAAGCAGACGATTCAGCAGCAGTTATTTCAACTCTTGAAAAAGGAGCGGAGATAGATGCTTATGAGGAGAATGGAAATTATACCCTGATATCATGTGATAATGGCTTTGGCTATATAAGTAATGATTCATTTGATGTAAGTTATAATCTTTCAAAAGCAGTATCAATGGCTGAAATAGAAGCCATCAAGGAAGAGGAAAGAGCCGAAGCAGCAAGAAAAGCTGCAGAAGAAGCGGCAGCACAGGCAGCGGCGGCACAGGCAACAGCGGCACAGAATGCCATTAAGCAGCAGACAACCACAAGAGGAGCTTACACTGTATCTGCAGAGGAACTGCATTTACTCGCAGCTATTATATACTGGGAGTCAGGCTGGGAACCTTCAGAAGGACAGCTTGCAGTAGCCAATGTTGTTCTTAACCGTGTATTTTCATCGAGATTTTCACAGAATACGATTACTTCTGTTGTGTATGCACCGGGTCAGTTCTCAGGTGTAAGTGAAAACGGAGTTCCATCCGCAAGATTCCAGGCAGTCCTCAATAAGAGCAACGAGGAACTTAATTTAAGAGGCTGTTATGATTCGGCATTGAAAGCACTTGCCGGTGAAAATAATATCGGTGATCTCTTGTTCTTCATTAATGTAAAAAAAGCTGATTTTACAAAATATAAAGGATATACAATCGTTAATAACCATTGTTTCTACACATATTAA
- a CDS encoding NfeD family protein yields MEYIIYGWLGALILFLVIEIATTSLTTIWFAGGTVVALILNLCKAPFAAQAVSFFVISLALLILARPVLDKAMKKNHVKTNIDSLIGEKAKVTEKINNIDETGAVFINGLTWTARSKDSNKIIEPGEVVEIKAVSGVKLIVQ; encoded by the coding sequence ATGGAATATATTATTTATGGCTGGCTGGGTGCACTTATCCTGTTTCTGGTTATTGAGATAGCAACCACAAGCCTTACAACTATATGGTTTGCAGGAGGCACAGTAGTTGCTTTAATACTCAATTTGTGCAAGGCACCTTTTGCAGCACAGGCGGTTAGCTTTTTCGTTATATCACTGGCACTTCTTATTCTTGCCCGTCCTGTACTTGATAAGGCAATGAAAAAGAACCATGTTAAGACGAATATTGACAGTCTTATCGGAGAAAAAGCCAAAGTAACCGAAAAAATCAACAATATTGATGAGACCGGAGCCGTATTTATAAACGGACTTACCTGGACAGCAAGGTCAAAAGACAGCAATAAGATAATTGAACCGGGTGAAGTGGTTGAAATTAAAGCCGTTTCAGGCGTAAAATTAATAGTACAATAA
- a CDS encoding SPFH domain-containing protein — translation MTLLESTVSAGAVTTIIVAIVLLIIIASCIRIVPQAHAVILERLGAYKRTWGVGIHLKAPFIDRPTARMSLKEQVVDFAPQPVITKDNVTMRIDTVVFFQITDPKLYAYGVEHPIMAIENLTATTLRNIIGELELDQTLTSREIINTKMRLALDTATDPWGIKVNRVELKNIIPPAEIQNAMEKQMKAERERREMETRAEGEKKANITVAEGKKQSAILEAEAEKQSAILRAEAKKEATIREAEGQAEAIRAVQMANAEGIKYIREAGADEAVITLKSLEAFAKAADGKATKIIIPSEIQSIAGLVKSVVEIGKNEETK, via the coding sequence ATGACATTATTAGAATCAACAGTATCTGCAGGAGCGGTAACCACTATTATCGTTGCAATAGTTTTATTAATAATTATTGCATCGTGCATCAGAATTGTACCACAGGCACATGCGGTAATTCTTGAAAGACTTGGAGCTTATAAAAGAACATGGGGTGTAGGTATCCACCTTAAAGCACCTTTCATTGACCGCCCTACAGCAAGAATGAGCCTTAAGGAACAGGTAGTAGATTTCGCACCACAGCCTGTTATCACAAAGGATAACGTAACAATGAGAATTGATACGGTAGTATTTTTCCAGATAACAGACCCTAAGCTTTACGCATACGGTGTTGAACATCCTATTATGGCTATTGAGAACCTTACAGCTACAACACTCCGTAATATAATCGGTGAGCTGGAATTAGACCAGACACTCACATCAAGAGAAATCATCAATACCAAGATGAGACTTGCCCTTGATACAGCAACAGACCCATGGGGAATCAAAGTCAACCGAGTTGAACTTAAGAATATCATACCACCGGCAGAAATCCAGAATGCCATGGAAAAACAGATGAAGGCAGAACGTGAACGTCGTGAGATGGAAACAAGAGCTGAAGGTGAAAAGAAAGCCAATATTACCGTAGCAGAAGGTAAGAAGCAGTCAGCAATCCTTGAAGCAGAAGCAGAGAAGCAGTCAGCAATCTTAAGAGCTGAGGCTAAGAAGGAAGCTACAATCCGTGAAGCTGAAGGTCAGGCTGAAGCAATCAGAGCCGTACAGATGGCTAATGCAGAAGGTATTAAGTATATCCGTGAAGCAGGTGCAGATGAAGCTGTTATCACATTAAAGAGCCTTGAAGCATTTGCTAAGGCAGCAGACGGAAAAGCAACGAAGATTATAATTCCATCTGAGATACAGTCAATTGCAGGACTTGTTAAGTCGGTTGTTGAAATCGGCAAGAACGAAGAGACAAAATAA